In Campylobacter sp. 2014D-0216, the following proteins share a genomic window:
- the holA gene encoding DNA polymerase III subunit delta: MYKNQLQTLLNSGNIPNFFLLYGADNFQIELYAKLIKDKYSFDESLRFYFEEYDFKQAHDYLSSASLFSEKKLLEIKTQKKIPTKELKQLVELCHNSQDNYFLLEIYDETSKQSEAEKIFGNHFCRFYKVNSAKEGMELLALKAKELNINITQNALFALFYNFNENLYLAANELNKFSGLSIDEKIIQEHCFSLSTISFESFFDNLMQKKDLRADLENILDHYNEIALINALYASFSRLFKITLHIKVYGNLDLKEILGYTPPMTIAQNLQKQALMLKIPQYKSIFTTLCNCEYELKKNSKIEKKEFLIATLLHISSILKS; encoded by the coding sequence ATGTATAAAAATCAACTCCAAACCTTACTAAATAGCGGAAATATTCCTAACTTTTTTTTACTCTATGGAGCTGATAATTTCCAAATTGAACTCTATGCTAAACTCATCAAAGACAAATACTCTTTTGATGAGAGTTTGAGATTTTATTTTGAAGAATATGATTTTAAACAAGCACACGATTATTTATCAAGCGCTTCGTTATTTAGCGAAAAAAAATTACTAGAAATCAAAACTCAAAAAAAAATTCCAACCAAAGAATTAAAACAACTAGTAGAACTTTGCCACAATTCACAAGATAATTATTTTCTACTTGAAATTTACGATGAAACCTCCAAACAAAGCGAGGCAGAAAAAATTTTCGGTAATCATTTTTGTAGATTTTATAAAGTCAATTCAGCCAAAGAAGGTATGGAGCTTCTAGCTCTAAAAGCCAAAGAGTTAAACATCAATATCACACAAAATGCACTTTTTGCACTTTTTTACAATTTTAATGAAAATCTATACTTAGCAGCAAATGAATTAAATAAATTTAGTGGCTTAAGTATTGATGAAAAAATCATACAAGAACATTGTTTTAGTTTAAGTACTATTAGCTTTGAAAGCTTTTTTGACAACCTCATGCAAAAAAAGGATCTAAGAGCTGATCTTGAAAATATTTTAGATCATTACAATGAAATCGCTTTAATCAATGCTTTATATGCTAGTTTTTCAAGACTTTTTAAAATAACCTTACACATTAAAGTTTATGGTAATTTAGATCTAAAAGAAATTTTAGGCTATACACCACCCATGACCATAGCGCAAAACCTACAAAAACAAGCTTTAATGTTAAAAATACCTCAATATAAAAGCATTTTCACTACACTGTGTAATTGTGAATACGAACTTAAAAAAAACTCAAAAATAGAAAAAAAAGAATTTCTAATCGCCACACTCTTACACATTAGCTCTATACTAAAAAGTTAA
- the rpsF gene encoding 30S ribosomal protein S6: MRHYEVLFILKPTLTEEEVSAKLEFVKEVLTKNGAEIESVVPMGTRKLAYKIKKYERGTYFVIYFKAPTNLIAELERVLRITEEVIRFLVVKYENKKEIAAWEKLSKGIKQGKKEIKANESTEG; the protein is encoded by the coding sequence ATGAGACATTATGAAGTTTTATTCATATTAAAACCAACACTTACAGAAGAAGAAGTAAGTGCTAAGTTGGAATTCGTAAAAGAAGTCCTTACAAAAAATGGCGCAGAAATTGAAAGCGTAGTTCCAATGGGAACAAGAAAGCTTGCGTACAAAATCAAAAAATACGAAAGAGGAACTTATTTTGTAATTTACTTCAAAGCTCCTACTAATTTAATCGCTGAGCTTGAAAGGGTATTAAGAATTACTGAAGAAGTGATAAGATTTTTAGTTGTAAAATATGAAAACAAAAAAGAAATCGCTGCTTGGGAAAAACTAAGCAAAGGTATCAAACAAGGTAAAAAAGAAATCAAAGCTAATGAAAGCACAGAAGGCTAA
- a CDS encoding single-stranded DNA-binding protein produces the protein MFNKVVLVGNLTRDIEMRYAPSGSAIGSSAIAVTRRFSTNTGEKREETCFIDISFFGRTAEIANQYLNKGSKVLIEGRLRFEQWSDQNGQNRSKHSIQVENLEMLGSTVQNTQQNNFDNQSYGYNQNFNQQQSFDPYAQVQTRTNSSNAYQAPQKETPMKEIDIDKYDDDTELPF, from the coding sequence ATGTTTAACAAAGTCGTTTTAGTAGGTAATCTCACAAGGGACATAGAAATGCGTTATGCTCCATCAGGTAGCGCAATAGGTTCTTCTGCTATAGCTGTGACAAGAAGATTTAGCACCAATACAGGAGAAAAAAGAGAAGAGACCTGCTTTATCGACATTAGCTTTTTTGGAAGAACAGCAGAAATTGCAAATCAATACCTTAACAAAGGTAGTAAAGTTTTAATCGAAGGTCGTTTAAGATTTGAGCAATGGAGCGATCAAAATGGACAAAATCGTTCTAAGCATAGTATTCAAGTTGAAAATTTAGAAATGCTAGGTTCAACCGTACAAAATACTCAACAAAATAACTTTGATAATCAAAGCTATGGTTATAATCAAAATTTTAACCAACAACAAAGTTTTGATCCTTATGCTCAAGTCCAAACTAGAACAAATTCATCTAATGCATATCAAGCTCCACAAAAAGAAACACCTATGAAGGAAATTGATATCGACAAATACGATGATGATACAGAATTACCATTTTAA
- the rpsR gene encoding 30S ribosomal protein S18, protein MAEKRKYSRKYCKYTEAKVDFIDYKDTALLKHALSERFKIMPRRLTGTSKKHQEMVEVAIKRARHVALIPYIVDRKEVVTNPFEGL, encoded by the coding sequence ATGGCAGAAAAAAGAAAATATTCACGTAAATATTGCAAATACACAGAAGCTAAAGTTGATTTTATTGATTATAAAGATACAGCTTTGTTAAAACATGCTTTATCAGAAAGATTTAAAATCATGCCACGCCGCTTAACAGGTACTAGTAAAAAACACCAAGAAATGGTAGAAGTTGCTATCAAACGTGCAAGACACGTAGCGCTTATTCCTTATATTGTAGATAGAAAAGAAGTTGTTACTAATCCTTTTGAAGGATTATAA
- a CDS encoding type II secretion system protein, translating to MKKAFSLLELVLSLIILGVLIVVLARPGVVLYEYAFKVKKTNEIFSDINQALLSIEKIYQTCIDVKHTKHSLECYMGANDDIFYDLSLKKFNFSGVILDDNQSFISPKSHFHFIENGISKGVLSHYKDIVANKKLKIYPDDYIYLYDLQHQKLRMILADDKEKIHFIGEKWSGFYSVVYAYVKVYFEDEKIYIQVGDLNHKQKRFLLMQDVFQLEFTQESKALKATICSKKQNECLSKWMFL from the coding sequence ATGAAAAAAGCTTTTAGTTTGTTAGAACTTGTATTAAGTTTGATTATTTTGGGCGTTTTAATTGTGGTTTTAGCTAGACCTGGCGTAGTGCTTTATGAATATGCTTTTAAGGTAAAAAAGACAAATGAAATTTTTTCAGATATTAATCAAGCTTTGCTGAGTATAGAAAAAATATATCAAACATGCATAGATGTAAAACACACAAAGCATTCTCTAGAATGCTATATGGGTGCAAATGATGATATTTTCTATGATTTATCTTTGAAAAAGTTTAATTTTAGCGGTGTTATTTTAGATGATAATCAAAGCTTTATTAGCCCCAAGAGTCATTTTCACTTTATAGAAAATGGTATTTCAAAAGGCGTGTTAAGCCACTATAAAGATATAGTGGCAAATAAAAAATTAAAAATATACCCTGATGATTATATTTATTTATATGATTTACAACATCAAAAATTAAGAATGATTTTAGCAGATGATAAGGAAAAAATTCATTTTATTGGTGAAAAATGGAGTGGGTTTTATAGTGTGGTTTATGCTTATGTGAAAGTGTATTTTGAAGATGAAAAAATTTACATTCAAGTTGGAGATTTAAATCATAAACAAAAAAGATTTTTACTAATGCAGGATGTTTTTCAACTTGAATTTACGCAAGAATCCAAAGCATTGAAAGCTACAATTTGTAGTAAAAAACAAAATGAATGCTTGAGTAAATGGATGTTTTTATGA
- a CDS encoding pyrroline-5-carboxylate reductase — protein sequence MSEIYILGNGAMASAIVKGISDAYEVIIVARDLKKASSLNFKVISYDEFDMENKNVILAFKPYALESVATQLKGKARWLVSVLAKTTFEQLSSIKAQNYIKVMPNTAAEFKASTTAYLMKNDLFKDEVLALLGTFGKAIALQNEKEFDTAMVLSGCAPAFLALVAESLANAGVKNGLKNELSYELTRACFESFSALFNHSHPVIVKEKICSPAGVTIKGVEALEKKALRGAFFEAFEASLGQ from the coding sequence ATGTCCGAAATTTATATTTTAGGAAATGGCGCTATGGCTAGTGCTATAGTAAAAGGTATAAGCGATGCTTATGAAGTGATAATAGTTGCAAGAGATTTAAAAAAGGCAAGTAGTTTAAATTTTAAAGTCATATCATATGATGAGTTTGATATGGAAAATAAAAATGTTATTTTGGCTTTTAAACCTTATGCTTTAGAATCAGTAGCTACTCAATTAAAAGGCAAAGCAAGGTGGCTTGTTTCGGTTTTAGCAAAGACTACTTTTGAGCAACTTAGTAGTATTAAAGCGCAAAATTATATTAAAGTCATGCCAAATACCGCAGCAGAATTTAAGGCATCTACAACTGCGTATTTGATGAAAAATGATTTGTTTAAAGATGAGGTTTTGGCGTTATTGGGTACTTTTGGAAAAGCTATAGCATTGCAAAATGAAAAAGAATTTGACACAGCAATGGTTTTAAGTGGATGTGCTCCAGCTTTTTTAGCTTTAGTGGCAGAAAGTCTAGCTAATGCAGGTGTTAAAAATGGTTTAAAAAATGAGCTTAGTTATGAGCTTACGCGTGCTTGTTTTGAAAGTTTCAGTGCTTTGTTTAACCACTCTCATCCAGTAATTGTAAAAGAAAAAATTTGCTCTCCTGCAGGAGTTACAATTAAAGGAGTTGAAGCTTTGGAAAAAAAAGCTTTGCGTGGAGCTTTTTTTGAAGCTTTTGAAGCAAGTTTAGGTCAATGA
- the fliW gene encoding flagellar assembly protein FliW, translated as MNLEVKCPILGFEDTKNMNFYKIDEVFYRLKSLDGKDFSFVMIDPYMIRPDYDFEVPDYYQELLALNEQTNFGVFVIVAINEPLEESTVNFLAPVVMNYDNNSLVQVILDTSKYPNYFQSEKISAFIKQSK; from the coding sequence ATGAACTTAGAAGTTAAATGTCCTATTTTGGGTTTTGAAGATACCAAAAATATGAATTTTTACAAGATAGATGAGGTTTTTTATAGATTAAAGAGCCTTGATGGCAAAGATTTTTCTTTCGTGATGATCGATCCTTATATGATTCGCCCTGATTATGATTTTGAAGTTCCTGATTATTATCAAGAGTTGTTAGCTTTAAATGAACAGACTAATTTTGGTGTATTTGTTATCGTGGCTATTAATGAACCATTAGAGGAATCTACCGTTAACTTTCTAGCGCCTGTTGTGATGAATTATGATAATAACTCATTAGTGCAAGTAATTTTAGACACAAGTAAATACCCTAATTATTTTCAATCTGAAAAGATTTCGGCTTTTATCAAACAGTCAAAATAA
- a CDS encoding outer membrane protein assembly factor BamD, with translation MKKNFIFSLIIIGLFLGACSSKKAEDLYNLSSMEWYQQIIKDLQEKNLEAADKHYTSMAAEHIADPLLEQTLLILAQAHINEEEYEMANFYLDEYLNKFGDSKNIAYIRYLKIKAKFDSFAVPNRNQALMLKTIEEIKEYNQNYPNVQYNDLIDTMLTKFNLAVFYLDTSIAKLYEKKDREQSYEIYKQKIENSDFNTIEMIKPELPWYRKIFEEGIM, from the coding sequence ATGAAAAAAAATTTTATTTTTTCGCTTATAATAATAGGATTATTCTTAGGGGCATGCAGTTCTAAAAAAGCAGAAGATTTATATAATCTTAGTTCTATGGAGTGGTATCAACAAATCATTAAAGATTTACAAGAAAAAAATCTTGAAGCAGCTGATAAGCACTATACTTCCATGGCAGCTGAACATATTGCTGATCCTTTACTAGAACAAACTTTGCTTATCTTAGCACAAGCTCATATTAATGAAGAAGAATATGAAATGGCAAATTTTTATCTTGATGAATATTTAAATAAATTTGGTGATTCTAAAAATATCGCATACATAAGATATTTAAAAATCAAAGCTAAATTTGACTCTTTTGCGGTTCCAAATCGCAATCAAGCATTAATGCTTAAAACCATAGAAGAAATCAAAGAGTACAACCAAAACTATCCTAATGTACAATATAATGATCTCATTGACACCATGTTAACCAAATTTAATCTTGCGGTTTTTTATCTTGATACAAGCATTGCAAAATTGTATGAAAAAAAAGATAGAGAACAAAGTTATGAAATTTATAAGCAAAAAATAGAAAATTCCGATTTTAACACAATCGAAATGATCAAACCAGAACTTCCATGGTATAGAAAAATATTTGAAGAAGGTATAATGTAA
- the lon gene encoding endopeptidase La gives MKLENTQNYPAKLPVLVEDELFLYPFMITPIFLNDMQNIKALDTALQNESMIFVAPSKIEGGRGFDDIYDCGVIGTIMRKVPLPDGRIKILFQGYAKAKIVDKISDDPLFALVDLIHQEPICNTKKEAIIEVVREKAKALSTVSHYFPPDLLRTIEEDVEPSRICDLILNSIKIKKQQAYEFFIETNLETKLLNLIDYLAKEIEANKIQKEIKNKVHSKIDKVNKEYFLKEQLKQIQRELGSDIQKESEVEEYNKKLEKKKAFMYEDAYKEIKKQIQKYERIHQDNSEASMVQTYIETVLDIPFEHSSKKKLNLKDVSLQLNSDHYALEKPKDRIEEYFAVKELLEKRKIKDRDGAKVILCLVGPPGVGKTSLANSVAKALKRELVRIALGGLEDVNELRGHRRTYIGAMPGRIIQGLIEAKQSNPVVVLDEIDKLSRNHRGDPSAVLLEILDPEQNTKFRDYYLNFNIDLSKIIFIATANDASLIPPALKDRMEFIELSSYTPQEKFQIAKNYLIPDEIKKHGLKENEISFDDEAIELIVTEYTRESGVRNLRRKVAEVCRKCVKKLLLEDDTSIQITTQNLKDFLNKKVFEIEKHEKENKIGQVNGLAWTAVGGDVLKIEAIKIKGKGELTLTGSLGDVMKESAKIAQSLIKNLIDEGQIKAPKNLSYKEDESIYNQYNLHIHVPDGATPKDGPSAGITITTAIASIFSDKKVRSDVAMTGEIDLMGNVLPIGGLKEKLIAAYKADIKTAIIPHKNYERDLKDIPEEVVKNMKIIGVKTLSEVLKIALV, from the coding sequence ATGAAACTAGAAAATACTCAAAATTATCCAGCAAAACTTCCCGTACTTGTAGAAGATGAGCTTTTTTTATACCCTTTTATGATTACACCAATTTTTTTAAATGATATGCAAAACATCAAAGCTTTAGATACTGCTTTGCAAAATGAAAGCATGATCTTTGTTGCACCTTCAAAGATTGAAGGTGGACGTGGCTTTGATGATATTTATGACTGTGGGGTGATTGGAACAATCATGAGAAAAGTTCCACTACCCGATGGTAGGATTAAAATTTTATTTCAAGGTTATGCTAAAGCTAAAATCGTAGATAAAATTTCAGATGATCCTTTATTTGCCTTAGTAGATTTAATCCATCAAGAGCCTATTTGCAATACAAAAAAAGAAGCTATTATTGAAGTGGTCAGAGAAAAAGCTAAAGCTTTATCTACGGTTAGCCATTATTTTCCACCTGATCTTTTACGAACTATAGAAGAAGATGTTGAACCTAGTAGAATTTGTGATTTGATACTCAATTCTATCAAAATCAAAAAACAACAAGCTTATGAGTTTTTCATTGAAACTAATTTAGAAACCAAACTATTAAATTTGATCGATTATTTAGCTAAAGAAATTGAAGCAAATAAAATTCAAAAAGAAATCAAAAATAAAGTTCATTCTAAAATAGATAAAGTCAATAAAGAATACTTCCTAAAAGAACAGCTCAAGCAAATTCAAAGAGAGCTTGGAAGTGATATACAAAAAGAAAGCGAAGTGGAAGAATACAACAAAAAGCTAGAAAAGAAAAAAGCTTTTATGTATGAAGATGCTTACAAAGAGATCAAAAAACAAATTCAAAAATACGAAAGAATTCATCAAGACAATTCAGAAGCATCTATGGTGCAAACTTACATTGAAACCGTTTTAGATATACCTTTTGAACACTCTTCAAAGAAAAAACTTAACTTAAAAGATGTATCCTTACAACTCAATAGCGACCACTATGCTCTAGAAAAACCAAAAGATCGCATTGAGGAGTATTTTGCAGTAAAAGAGCTTTTGGAAAAACGTAAAATCAAAGACAGAGATGGTGCAAAGGTTATTTTATGTTTAGTAGGTCCTCCGGGCGTTGGTAAAACCTCTTTGGCTAATTCAGTTGCCAAGGCATTAAAAAGGGAATTAGTCCGCATAGCCTTAGGTGGCTTAGAAGATGTAAATGAACTAAGAGGACACAGAAGAACCTATATAGGAGCAATGCCAGGGCGTATTATACAAGGGCTAATAGAAGCAAAACAAAGCAATCCTGTGGTTGTACTTGATGAGATTGATAAACTAAGTCGTAATCACAGAGGAGATCCAAGTGCGGTTTTACTTGAAATTTTAGATCCTGAACAAAATACAAAATTTAGGGATTATTACTTAAATTTCAACATTGACCTAAGTAAAATCATCTTTATTGCTACTGCAAATGATGCAAGTTTAATTCCACCTGCACTAAAAGATAGAATGGAATTTATTGAGCTTAGTTCTTATACTCCACAAGAAAAATTCCAAATAGCAAAAAACTATCTCATACCTGATGAAATAAAAAAACACGGATTAAAAGAAAATGAAATTAGCTTTGATGATGAAGCTATAGAATTAATAGTCACTGAATACACAAGAGAATCAGGTGTAAGAAATTTAAGAAGAAAAGTTGCAGAAGTATGCAGAAAATGTGTCAAAAAACTTTTACTAGAAGATGACACTAGTATTCAAATCACTACCCAAAATCTCAAAGATTTTTTAAATAAAAAAGTTTTTGAGATCGAAAAACATGAAAAAGAAAATAAAATAGGACAAGTCAACGGTCTAGCATGGACCGCAGTAGGTGGTGATGTACTAAAAATCGAAGCGATTAAAATTAAAGGTAAAGGCGAATTAACCCTTACAGGAAGCTTGGGTGATGTGATGAAAGAATCAGCAAAAATTGCCCAAAGTCTTATTAAAAATTTAATCGATGAGGGGCAAATTAAAGCACCAAAAAATCTTTCCTATAAAGAAGATGAAAGCATTTACAATCAATACAATCTTCACATTCATGTACCAGATGGCGCCACACCAAAAGATGGACCAAGCGCGGGTATTACTATCACCACTGCCATTGCATCAATTTTTAGCGATAAAAAAGTTCGATCAGATGTAGCAATGACTGGAGAAATCGACCTAATGGGAAATGTCTTACCAATAGGAGGCTTAAAAGAAAAATTAATCGCCGCATACAAAGCAGATATTAAAACAGCTATCATTCCACACAAAAATTACGAGAGAGATTTAAAAGATATTCCTGAAGAAGTAGTTAAAAATATGAAAATTATAGGTGTGAAGACTTTAAGTGAAGTTTTAAAAATAGCTCTTGTATAA
- a CDS encoding PAS domain-containing protein gives MSSEKVLTSDVLITSKTNLRGEIIYANEDFLNYSDYKIDEILYKPHSIMRHADMPRTVFKYLWDNIQQKKEVFAFVKNKTKFNDYYWVFANVTASCDASGNILNYYSVRRKPKIEAVKTIEEIYKVLLRKEKDNGIKAGLEELNAVVKSYGMTYNELMMSIQK, from the coding sequence ATGTCTTCGGAAAAAGTTTTAACTTCAGATGTTTTGATTACATCAAAGACAAACTTAAGAGGTGAGATTATCTATGCTAATGAGGATTTTTTAAATTACTCTGATTATAAAATCGATGAGATTTTATATAAACCCCACAGCATTATGCGTCATGCAGACATGCCTAGGACGGTTTTTAAATATTTATGGGATAATATCCAGCAGAAAAAAGAAGTTTTTGCTTTTGTTAAAAATAAAACAAAATTCAATGATTATTACTGGGTATTTGCAAATGTTACTGCTTCGTGTGATGCAAGTGGAAATATTTTAAATTATTATTCGGTGAGAAGAAAACCGAAAATAGAAGCCGTAAAAACAATTGAGGAAATTTATAAAGTTCTTTTGAGAAAAGAAAAGGATAATGGTATAAAAGCAGGGCTTGAGGAACTAAATGCAGTGGTGAAATCTTACGGAATGACTTATAATGAATTAATGATGAGTATCCAAAAATAA
- a CDS encoding PAS domain-containing protein, translated as MSREKILEPDTLITSKTDLKGDIIYANDDFLKYAGYKMQEILYKPHNIVRHPDMPKTVFKCLWDYIQDGKEIFAFVKNKTKQNDYYWVFTNVTASFDSQGNIINYYSVRRKPKREAIPTIEQVYKILLEAEQNGGIKAGVDELVKIVNSYGMSYNQLILELQK; from the coding sequence ATGTCGCGAGAAAAAATTCTAGAGCCAGATACACTCATAACCTCTAAAACAGATTTAAAGGGCGATATTATATATGCTAATGATGATTTTTTAAAATATGCGGGTTATAAAATGCAGGAAATTTTATATAAACCACATAATATCGTTCGTCATCCTGATATGCCAAAAACAGTTTTTAAGTGCTTATGGGATTATATACAAGATGGCAAGGAAATATTTGCTTTTGTAAAAAATAAAACCAAGCAAAATGATTATTACTGGGTTTTTACAAATGTTACAGCTTCTTTTGATTCGCAAGGGAATATTATTAATTATTATTCGGTTAGAAGAAAACCTAAAAGAGAAGCTATACCCACTATAGAGCAAGTGTATAAAATTCTTTTAGAGGCTGAGCAAAATGGTGGTATTAAAGCAGGGGTTGATGAGCTCGTAAAAATAGTAAATTCTTATGGTATGAGTTATAATCAGCTCATTTTAGAGCTACAAAAATGA
- the ilvA gene encoding threonine ammonia-lyase, whose translation MIELNKIYQAKQKIADFVLKTPFVHSSFLSEYLNADIFLKCENLQKTGAYKIRGAYNTIANLSNEQKQAGVIAASAGNHAQGVAISARKFGIEAVIVMPEATPLLKVSATKNLGAKVILKGDNFDEAYAYALNYAKEYNLNFIHPFENESIMAGQGTLMLEMLDEISDLDMILAPVGGGGLISGVASAAKQINPNIKVIGVSAKGAPAMYESYKNKQIINSKSVRTIADGIAVRDVNKINFDIILECVDDFIQVDDEEIANAVLYLLEKHKLTVEGAGASAVAALLHKKINLKEHKKIGVILSGGNIDVQMLNIIIEKGLFKAFRKMHINVTLIDKPGALSALSDAIKEAKANIVKIDYDRFSTKLDYGDAMISITLETKGKEHQELVRKILFEKGFNFNEIL comes from the coding sequence ATGATTGAATTAAATAAAATTTATCAAGCTAAGCAAAAGATCGCAGATTTTGTATTAAAAACTCCTTTTGTGCATTCTTCATTTTTAAGTGAATATTTAAATGCAGATATATTTTTAAAGTGCGAGAATTTGCAAAAAACAGGCGCTTATAAAATTCGAGGTGCATATAATACAATAGCTAATTTATCTAATGAGCAAAAACAAGCAGGTGTGATTGCTGCTAGTGCAGGAAATCACGCACAAGGCGTAGCTATTAGTGCAAGAAAATTTGGTATAGAGGCAGTGATTGTAATGCCTGAGGCAACCCCTTTGTTAAAAGTAAGTGCGACTAAAAATTTAGGTGCAAAGGTGATTTTAAAGGGTGATAACTTTGATGAGGCTTATGCTTATGCATTAAATTATGCCAAAGAGTATAATTTAAATTTTATCCATCCTTTTGAAAACGAAAGCATTATGGCAGGACAGGGTACTTTGATGCTTGAAATGCTTGATGAGATTAGCGATTTAGATATGATACTAGCACCAGTTGGAGGTGGGGGTTTAATTAGTGGTGTAGCAAGTGCTGCAAAGCAAATTAATCCCAATATAAAAGTCATAGGAGTGAGCGCTAAGGGTGCTCCTGCAATGTATGAAAGTTATAAAAATAAACAAATTATTAATTCAAAATCAGTTAGAACTATAGCTGATGGTATTGCGGTGCGTGATGTGAATAAAATCAACTTTGATATTATTCTTGAGTGTGTGGATGATTTTATCCAAGTAGATGATGAGGAAATTGCAAATGCGGTGTTGTATTTGCTTGAAAAACATAAACTAACCGTTGAGGGCGCAGGAGCTTCAGCGGTAGCTGCATTATTGCATAAAAAGATAAATTTAAAAGAGCATAAGAAAATTGGTGTGATTTTAAGTGGTGGTAATATCGATGTGCAAATGCTAAATATCATCATAGAAAAAGGTTTATTTAAAGCCTTTAGAAAAATGCACATTAATGTAACCTTAATCGATAAACCAGGGGCATTGAGTGCCTTAAGTGATGCTATAAAAGAAGCTAAAGCAAATATAGTCAAAATTGATTATGATAGATTTTCTACTAAATTAGACTACGGCGATGCAATGATTTCTATCACTTTAGAGACAAAGGGTAAAGAACATCAAGAATTGGTTCGAAAAATTCTTTTTGAAAAGGGATTTAATTTTAACGAAATTTTATAA
- a CDS encoding CoA-binding protein: protein MQNIAVVGLSPNKTKASHFVSQYLQNLNYKIYPIYPKEDFILNEKVYRSLKEIPDEIDTVVMFRKASYANELFEDLLAKNIKNFWMQLGIMNDEIMQKCQKYGINCVQDRCIKIELQKR, encoded by the coding sequence ATGCAAAATATCGCAGTAGTAGGGCTTAGTCCTAACAAAACAAAGGCTTCGCATTTTGTAAGCCAGTATTTACAAAATTTAAACTATAAGATTTATCCTATTTACCCTAAAGAAGATTTTATTTTAAACGAAAAGGTTTACCGAAGTTTAAAAGAAATTCCTGATGAAATTGATACAGTTGTAATGTTTCGAAAGGCAAGTTATGCTAATGAACTTTTTGAAGATCTTTTGGCGAAAAATATTAAGAATTTTTGGATGCAACTTGGTATTATGAATGATGAAATCATGCAAAAATGTCAAAAATATGGTATAAATTGCGTTCAAGATCGTTGTATAAAAATCGAACTACAAAAAAGGTAA